One genomic region from Solwaraspora sp. WMMD792 encodes:
- a CDS encoding CU044_5270 family protein, whose protein sequence is MRVRGVATQLTDDAAIIAASLDDPDRFAQVYEKHAGKLYGYAYRRVGREIAEDVVADAFVAAFRARHTYDPGYPNAFPWLLAIVHRELARHHRTENARYRALDIPVGTVRSRLNRARRRMRDALDADPARSSSAGNGIEDRRWSLGLAGGVLAALLVVVTVGALVRGGWPAGGSAPPPVTAEAADILRTAALVAHEADRPVPRAGQFVFTETVASPINQVQQPDGGFGTVQGPRVLRQTWLSADGTRDGLVRDRPYRQDGAGSDDLVLPACPAVSSADAAPGRSCTPQAGFDAGMPDNPAAVLDWLRTGVSSAAGPPVGSAAAPVGGVADALVFQRAGELLVGGRYLTPGQRSALFAALASLPGVTVRQQVRDLANRDGVGVGMADGTTLIFDATSYAFLGTTNSALLRQATVDEAGDVPL, encoded by the coding sequence GTGAGGGTGAGGGGCGTCGCGACGCAGCTGACCGATGACGCCGCGATCATCGCCGCATCGCTCGACGACCCGGACCGGTTCGCGCAGGTCTACGAGAAGCATGCCGGGAAGCTGTACGGCTACGCGTACCGGCGGGTGGGCCGGGAAATCGCCGAGGACGTCGTCGCGGACGCGTTCGTGGCCGCGTTCCGGGCACGGCACACCTACGACCCGGGCTACCCGAACGCGTTTCCGTGGCTGCTCGCGATCGTGCACCGTGAGCTGGCCCGCCATCACCGCACCGAGAACGCCCGCTACCGGGCCTTGGACATCCCGGTCGGCACCGTCCGGTCACGACTCAACCGGGCCCGGCGCAGGATGCGTGATGCGTTGGACGCCGATCCGGCCCGGAGCAGCTCGGCAGGCAACGGCATCGAGGATCGGCGGTGGAGCCTCGGCCTGGCTGGCGGGGTGTTGGCGGCGCTGCTCGTCGTGGTCACCGTCGGCGCTCTGGTACGGGGTGGCTGGCCGGCAGGCGGATCGGCACCGCCACCTGTCACGGCCGAGGCGGCCGACATCCTGCGTACCGCCGCGTTGGTGGCGCACGAGGCGGACCGGCCCGTCCCACGAGCCGGGCAGTTCGTGTTCACCGAGACGGTGGCGAGCCCGATCAACCAGGTGCAGCAGCCGGACGGCGGCTTCGGCACCGTTCAGGGACCTCGGGTGTTGCGGCAGACCTGGCTGTCGGCGGACGGCACCCGGGACGGGCTGGTCCGCGACCGGCCGTACCGGCAGGACGGGGCCGGGTCCGACGACCTGGTGCTGCCGGCATGCCCCGCTGTTTCGTCCGCCGACGCGGCGCCGGGCCGATCGTGTACGCCGCAGGCGGGCTTCGACGCCGGCATGCCGGACAACCCGGCGGCGGTACTCGACTGGCTCCGAACCGGCGTGTCCTCGGCAGCAGGGCCGCCGGTGGGATCCGCTGCCGCCCCAGTTGGCGGCGTCGCCGATGCGCTCGTCTTCCAACGGGCCGGTGAGCTGCTGGTCGGCGGTCGATATCTCACTCCGGGTCAGCGGAGTGCCCTGTTCGCCGCGTTGGCCTCGCTGCCGGGTGTGACCGTCCGGCAGCAGGTGCGGGACCTTGCCAACCGTGACGGGGTGGGAGTCGGTATGGCCGATGGGACGACCCTGATCTTCGACGCGACGTCGTACGCGTTCCTCGGCACCACCAACAGCGCACTGCTTCGCCAGGCCACCGTGGACGAGGCAGGAGACGTACCGCTCTAA
- a CDS encoding helix-turn-helix transcriptional regulator, which produces MAGIPSVQRRRLAAELRARREAADLTIDQVIQKVKVGKSTLSRVENAQVSVAPRTVTNLLRLYGVSDEDVEALTQLAREAQQYNWWHDYSNAMAHELAEYVAFEDEAIQLRAYNVQLVNGLLQTTDYARAIISAEFPDGPPGKIEERVEVRIVRQKILDRPNPPRMWFVLDEAVLHRPVGGPQVMAAQMEHLATIAQRPSTTVQVLPFRQGAHMGMGVSFTMLDFSNHPTVVYQENLSGALYLDKDYHVETHGLAFDHLRATALSPADSLAFLRMRAEAMLAQGARESPE; this is translated from the coding sequence ATGGCAGGAATCCCGAGCGTTCAGCGCCGTCGACTCGCAGCAGAGCTCCGCGCACGTCGCGAAGCCGCCGATCTGACCATCGACCAGGTCATCCAGAAGGTGAAGGTCGGCAAGTCGACGCTGTCGCGCGTCGAGAATGCGCAGGTGTCGGTGGCACCGAGGACCGTCACGAACCTGCTCCGGCTCTACGGTGTGTCAGACGAGGACGTCGAGGCGCTGACCCAGCTCGCCCGCGAGGCCCAGCAGTACAACTGGTGGCACGACTACTCCAACGCCATGGCACACGAACTCGCCGAGTACGTGGCGTTCGAGGACGAGGCGATCCAGCTTCGCGCCTACAACGTTCAGCTCGTCAACGGCTTGCTCCAGACTACGGACTACGCACGCGCCATCATCAGCGCCGAGTTCCCGGACGGCCCACCAGGGAAGATCGAGGAGCGGGTCGAGGTACGTATCGTTCGCCAGAAGATCCTGGACCGGCCGAACCCGCCCCGGATGTGGTTCGTCCTCGACGAGGCAGTCCTGCACCGGCCGGTCGGAGGCCCGCAGGTGATGGCAGCCCAGATGGAGCACCTGGCCACAATCGCGCAGCGGCCGTCGACCACCGTCCAAGTGCTGCCGTTCCGCCAGGGTGCCCACATGGGCATGGGCGTCTCCTTCACGATGCTCGACTTCAGCAACCATCCGACGGTCGTCTACCAGGAGAATCTGAGTGGCGCTCTGTACCTGGACAAGGACTACCATGTGGAGACGCACGGGCTGGCCTTCGACCACCTCCGTGCTACCGCGCTCTCACCCGCCGACTCGCTGGCCTTCCTGCGGATGAGGGCGGAGGCGATGCTGGCGCAGGGAGCAAGGGAGAGCCCCGAATGA
- a CDS encoding WYL domain-containing protein, which translates to MPKTSERLLMLLSLLQARREWPGGLLAERLAVSARTVRRDVDRLRDLGYPITAVKGPAGGYRLDAGARLPPLLFDDEQAVALAIALRTATASGAGIGEAAARALHTVRQVMPQRLRHRIDAVAAIEAIGAVTTGAVTTGPAAAQPVDSATLLAVTDAVRAREVLRFDYRSAPIPRRVEPHHLVTWRGRWYLVGWDLDRDDWRIFRADRISPRSPTGPRFTPRELPADSVAAFVTARFRGADGTTGAAGSAGSAGSDGSASSGDWPCRGQVILDLPAAEVAPYAYGGIVEEIGPRRCRLTLGSWSWVGLASAVGMFDAGIEVVGPPELAAAFATLARRYATAGQPPEAGRRPVTAP; encoded by the coding sequence ATGCCGAAAACCTCGGAACGGCTGTTGATGCTGCTGTCGCTGCTGCAGGCCCGCCGCGAGTGGCCGGGCGGGCTGCTCGCCGAGCGGCTGGCAGTCAGCGCGCGTACCGTCCGGCGCGACGTCGACCGGCTGCGCGATCTCGGCTACCCGATCACGGCGGTCAAGGGACCGGCCGGCGGCTACCGGCTGGACGCCGGTGCCCGGCTGCCGCCGCTGCTGTTCGACGACGAGCAGGCGGTCGCGCTCGCCATCGCGCTGCGGACCGCCACCGCCAGCGGTGCCGGCATCGGGGAGGCGGCGGCGCGGGCGCTGCACACCGTCCGGCAGGTCATGCCGCAGCGGCTGCGCCACCGGATCGACGCCGTAGCGGCCATCGAGGCGATCGGGGCCGTCACGACCGGAGCCGTCACGACCGGTCCGGCCGCCGCGCAGCCGGTCGACAGCGCGACGCTGCTGGCGGTGACCGACGCCGTACGGGCCCGCGAAGTGCTGCGCTTCGACTACCGGTCAGCGCCCATCCCCCGCCGGGTCGAGCCGCACCACCTGGTCACCTGGCGGGGACGCTGGTACCTGGTCGGCTGGGATCTCGACCGCGACGACTGGCGGATCTTCCGGGCCGACCGGATCAGCCCGCGCAGCCCGACCGGGCCGCGCTTCACCCCGCGCGAGCTGCCGGCGGACAGCGTCGCCGCGTTCGTCACGGCCAGGTTCCGGGGCGCGGACGGCACAACCGGTGCGGCCGGCTCGGCGGGCTCAGCCGGCTCTGACGGCTCGGCGAGCTCCGGTGACTGGCCCTGCCGGGGTCAGGTGATCCTGGATCTGCCGGCCGCTGAGGTTGCTCCGTACGCCTACGGCGGCATCGTCGAGGAGATCGGTCCACGCCGCTGCCGGCTGACTCTGGGCTCCTGGTCGTGGGTGGGTCTGGCGAGCGCCGTCGGCATGTTCGACGCCGGCATCGAGGTCGTCGGCCCGCCGGAGCTGGCCGCCGCCTTCGCCACCCTGGCCCGCCGGTACGCCACCGCCGGGCAGCCTCCAGAGGCAGGTCGCCGGCCAGTGACCGCACCATGA
- a CDS encoding NUDIX hydrolase — MQQPQVGVAVFVLSEGRFLMGRRKGAHGAGTWSLPGGHLEHGESFEQTARREVEEETGVKITNVRFGAVTNDVFDAARHYVTIWMISDHLRGSPQVREPDKFVDLRWTAPPTMPDPLFLSMRNLLDQHDLDQLLTDSRP; from the coding sequence GTGCAGCAACCGCAGGTCGGAGTGGCGGTCTTCGTGCTCAGCGAAGGTCGCTTCCTGATGGGCCGCCGCAAAGGTGCCCACGGGGCCGGCACCTGGTCCCTGCCCGGCGGCCACCTCGAACACGGGGAGAGCTTCGAGCAGACCGCGCGGCGGGAGGTCGAGGAGGAGACCGGCGTCAAGATCACCAACGTACGCTTCGGTGCGGTAACCAACGACGTCTTCGACGCCGCCCGGCACTACGTGACGATCTGGATGATCAGCGACCACCTACGGGGCAGTCCGCAGGTCCGCGAGCCGGACAAGTTCGTCGACCTCCGCTGGACCGCCCCGCCCACGATGCCTGACCCACTCTTCCTCTCGATGCGGAACCTGCTCGACCAACATGACCTGGACCAGTTGCTCACTGACTCACGCCCGTAG
- a CDS encoding VOC family protein: MSITTTTHLNFRGEARAALEFYRSVFGGDLVAVTYADLGAAQDESEADQVIWGQVRADNGFHVMAYDVPGRLAYAPGENAYFVSVRGETVEEVTGYWDKLADGATVVVPLGPAGWAPAYGMLRDRFGVVWVVDVAAPYNG; encoded by the coding sequence TTGTCGATCACCACCACCACCCATCTCAACTTCCGCGGCGAGGCGCGCGCCGCGCTGGAGTTCTACCGGTCCGTCTTCGGCGGCGACCTCGTCGCCGTCACCTACGCCGACCTCGGCGCCGCCCAGGACGAATCCGAGGCCGACCAGGTGATCTGGGGCCAGGTCCGCGCCGACAACGGCTTCCACGTCATGGCGTACGACGTGCCCGGTCGACTGGCCTACGCGCCGGGCGAGAACGCCTACTTCGTCTCCGTACGCGGTGAAACGGTCGAGGAGGTCACCGGCTACTGGGACAAGCTCGCCGACGGGGCGACCGTGGTCGTCCCGCTCGGCCCGGCCGGCTGGGCACCCGCGTACGGGATGCTGCGGGACCGGTTCGGCGTCGTCTGGGTCGTCGACGTCGCCGCCCCGTACAACGGGTAG
- a CDS encoding HAD family hydrolase: MITTVVFDADETLVDLRPAVTGALQTVLTELRRLTPRAAELTLGDMADDWAAAFAADPSAPVMRIRRGALARSLDRVGMPEQLDRITGIFFERRFALSRPYADTLPALDRLRRRYAVGLATNGNSRADRCGLRGQFAFEVYAHVDGLPKKPDQRFYDAVLTAAGVTAADRVVYVGDSIPHDVVGPQTAGLRAVWLNRRGESCPPEVCPDAQITSLAQLPDALADLF; encoded by the coding sequence GTGATTACCACCGTGGTGTTCGACGCCGACGAGACCCTCGTCGACCTGCGGCCCGCGGTCACCGGCGCGCTGCAGACCGTCCTCACCGAGCTGCGCCGGCTGACCCCGCGCGCCGCCGAGCTGACCCTCGGCGACATGGCCGACGACTGGGCGGCCGCGTTCGCCGCCGACCCGTCCGCACCGGTGATGCGGATCCGCCGGGGCGCGCTGGCCCGCTCCCTGGACCGGGTCGGCATGCCCGAGCAGCTGGACCGGATCACCGGGATCTTCTTCGAGCGACGGTTCGCGCTCAGCCGGCCGTACGCCGACACGCTGCCCGCCCTGGACCGGCTGCGCCGCCGGTACGCCGTCGGCCTGGCCACCAACGGCAACAGCCGCGCCGACCGGTGCGGGCTGCGCGGCCAGTTCGCCTTCGAGGTGTACGCGCACGTCGACGGCCTGCCGAAAAAGCCGGACCAGCGGTTCTACGACGCCGTACTGACCGCCGCCGGGGTCACCGCCGCCGACCGGGTGGTCTACGTCGGCGACTCGATCCCACACGACGTGGTCGGCCCGCAGACGGCCGGGCTGCGGGCCGTCTGGCTGAACCGGCGCGGTGAGTCCTGCCCGCCCGAGGTGTGCCCGGACGCGCAGATCACCAGTTTGGCGCAGCTGCCCGACGCCCTCGCCGACCTGTTCTGA
- a CDS encoding class II fumarate hydratase, which translates to MGKVTDEGISDGGISEDGVRDEGYRIERDTMGEVRVPADALWRAQTQRAVHNFPVSGRTLESAQIRALAQIKGAAAQVNADLGVIPAGIAEAIVTAAAHVASGGYDDQFPVDVFQTGSGTSSNMNTNEVLATLAARELDRPVHPNDHVNASQSSNDVFPTSIHLAASHQVVHELIPALDELATALEGKVDEFATVVKAGRTHLMDATPVTLGQEFSGYAAQVRYGQERLRSILPRLAELPLGGTAVGTGVNTPPGFAAAVIAKLADATELPLTEARNHFEAQGARDALVETSGQLRTIAVGLYKIANDIRWMGSGPRAGLGELRIPDLQPGSSIMPGKVNPVVCESVRQVCAQVIGNDATIAFAGSQGDFELNVMLPVMGSNLLEAVRLIAAASRLLAQRCVADLAADPETCLAYAEGSPSIVTPLNRHLGYDEAASIAKQALAENKSIRAVVLERGHVDAGRLTAAELDQALDVLRMTRPS; encoded by the coding sequence ATGGGAAAGGTGACTGACGAGGGCATCAGCGACGGTGGGATCAGCGAGGACGGCGTCCGGGACGAGGGCTACCGGATCGAACGCGACACGATGGGCGAGGTACGGGTCCCCGCCGACGCGCTGTGGCGGGCGCAGACCCAACGCGCGGTGCACAACTTCCCGGTCTCCGGCCGTACGCTCGAATCCGCCCAGATCCGCGCCCTCGCCCAGATCAAAGGTGCCGCCGCGCAGGTCAACGCCGACCTCGGGGTGATCCCGGCCGGCATCGCCGAGGCGATCGTCACCGCCGCCGCGCACGTCGCCTCCGGCGGTTACGACGACCAGTTCCCGGTGGACGTGTTCCAGACCGGCTCCGGTACCTCGTCGAACATGAACACCAACGAGGTGCTGGCCACCCTCGCCGCCCGCGAACTGGACCGGCCGGTGCACCCCAACGATCATGTCAACGCCTCGCAGTCGAGCAACGACGTCTTCCCGACCTCGATCCACCTGGCCGCCTCTCATCAGGTGGTGCACGAGCTGATCCCGGCCCTCGACGAGCTGGCGACCGCGCTGGAGGGCAAGGTCGACGAGTTCGCCACCGTGGTCAAGGCCGGCCGTACCCATCTGATGGACGCCACCCCGGTCACCCTCGGCCAGGAGTTCTCCGGCTACGCCGCACAGGTCCGCTACGGCCAGGAACGGCTGCGCTCGATCCTGCCCCGGCTGGCCGAGCTGCCGCTGGGCGGCACCGCCGTCGGCACCGGGGTGAACACCCCGCCCGGCTTCGCCGCCGCCGTGATCGCCAAGCTGGCCGACGCGACCGAACTGCCGTTGACCGAGGCCCGCAACCACTTCGAGGCCCAGGGCGCCCGCGACGCCCTGGTGGAGACGTCCGGGCAGCTGCGCACCATCGCCGTCGGCCTCTACAAGATCGCCAACGACATCCGGTGGATGGGTTCCGGCCCGCGCGCCGGCCTCGGCGAGCTGCGCATCCCCGACCTGCAACCCGGGTCGTCGATCATGCCGGGCAAGGTCAACCCGGTGGTCTGCGAGTCGGTACGCCAGGTCTGCGCCCAGGTGATCGGCAACGACGCGACGATCGCGTTCGCCGGCAGTCAGGGCGACTTCGAGCTGAACGTGATGCTGCCGGTGATGGGCAGCAACCTGCTCGAAGCGGTCCGGCTGATCGCCGCCGCCAGCCGGCTGCTCGCGCAGCGCTGCGTGGCCGACCTCGCCGCCGACCCGGAGACCTGTCTGGCGTACGCCGAAGGGTCGCCGTCGATCGTCACCCCGCTCAACCGCCACCTCGGCTACGACGAGGCCGCCTCGATCGCCAAACAGGCGCTCGCCGAGAACAAGTCGATCCGCGCGGTGGTGCTGGAACGCGGCCACGTCGACGCCGGTCGGCTGACCGCCGCCGAGCTGGACCAGGCGCTGGACGTTCTGCGGATGACCCGGCCCAGCTGA
- a CDS encoding helix-turn-helix domain-containing protein translates to MHARGAETAQTLDRGLRLLGLVAEATGGITVTEAAGALGIGRAAVYRLATTLAAHGMLRRDTAGRLRLGAGLLQLARRAQPLLADAALPALRRLAEESGATAHLTVADGAEAVALTVVEPSWTAFHVAYRAGSRHPVGRGAAGRAILAGRDGTPGPVTSSGELQPGAYGVAAPVLGVPGLEASVGVVAMGTLDAPAIGAQVQATAEAVSRLLAGEL, encoded by the coding sequence GTGCACGCGCGAGGGGCGGAGACGGCGCAGACCCTGGACCGGGGGCTGCGCCTGCTGGGCCTGGTCGCCGAGGCGACCGGCGGGATCACCGTCACCGAGGCCGCCGGGGCGCTCGGCATCGGACGGGCCGCCGTCTACCGGCTGGCCACCACCCTCGCCGCGCACGGCATGCTGCGCCGCGACACCGCCGGCCGGCTGCGGCTCGGGGCCGGGCTGCTGCAGCTGGCCCGGCGGGCACAGCCGCTGCTGGCCGACGCCGCGCTGCCGGCGCTGCGCCGGCTCGCCGAGGAGTCCGGTGCCACCGCCCACCTGACCGTCGCCGACGGCGCGGAGGCGGTGGCGCTGACCGTCGTCGAACCGAGCTGGACGGCGTTCCACGTGGCGTACCGGGCCGGGTCGCGGCACCCGGTCGGTCGCGGCGCCGCCGGCCGGGCCATCCTGGCCGGCCGCGACGGTACGCCCGGACCGGTGACCAGCAGCGGCGAGTTGCAACCCGGCGCGTACGGGGTCGCCGCCCCGGTGCTCGGCGTGCCCGGCCTGGAGGCCAGCGTCGGGGTGGTGGCGATGGGCACCCTGGACGCGCCGGCGATCGGCGCGCAGGTGCAGGCGACCGCCGAGGCGGTGTCCCGGCTGCTCGCCGGCGAACTGTGA
- the cysS gene encoding cysteine--tRNA ligase, producing MTLRLYDTVTRSVRDFVPRQPGEVSVYLCGVTVQSAPHIGHLRSGVNYDVLRRWLTHQGLRVTFIRNITDVDDKVLDKAAAAGQPFWSIAYANELVLAATYRSLNVLPPTYEPRATGHIPEMHQLIERLIERGHAYPAADGSGDVYFDVASYADYGALSGQRLDAMQPAGDGAERAKRDPRDFALWKGVKPDEPADAAWLSPWGPGRPGWHIECSAMCWRYLGPEFDIHGGGLDLTFPHHENEVAQSKAAGLPFARYWVHHGLLNLGAAKMSKSLGNVIDLDHVARLGVRPAELRYYLTAAHYRSRIDYSDDALRESATAYRRIEGFVRRAAEQVGASPTPEAATQVPAAFAAAMDDDLNTSAAFAVLHDEVRDGNSLLTGAGVTAAGSDGDADADRALRASLGRVRAMLGVLGLDPLDPAWGDAAPRDELRGAVDALIALALDQRAQARARRDWAAADAVRDQLKQAGVTVEDTPHGPRWTIGEQT from the coding sequence GTGACGCTCCGCTTGTACGACACCGTGACCCGGTCCGTGCGGGACTTCGTGCCCCGCCAGCCCGGCGAGGTCAGCGTCTACCTGTGTGGCGTCACCGTCCAGTCCGCCCCGCACATCGGTCACCTTCGCTCCGGCGTCAACTACGACGTGCTTCGCCGCTGGCTGACCCACCAAGGGCTGCGGGTCACCTTCATCCGCAACATCACCGACGTCGACGACAAGGTGCTGGACAAGGCGGCCGCCGCCGGTCAGCCGTTCTGGTCGATCGCGTACGCCAACGAGCTGGTGCTCGCCGCCACGTACCGCAGCCTGAACGTGCTGCCGCCGACGTACGAGCCGCGCGCCACCGGGCACATCCCGGAGATGCACCAACTGATCGAGCGGCTGATCGAGCGCGGCCACGCCTACCCGGCCGCCGACGGCAGCGGCGACGTCTACTTCGACGTCGCCTCGTACGCCGACTACGGCGCGCTGTCCGGCCAGCGCCTCGACGCTATGCAGCCGGCCGGCGACGGCGCCGAGCGGGCCAAACGCGACCCGCGTGACTTCGCACTGTGGAAGGGCGTCAAGCCGGACGAGCCCGCCGACGCGGCCTGGCTCTCGCCGTGGGGTCCGGGCCGGCCCGGCTGGCACATCGAGTGCTCGGCGATGTGCTGGCGCTACCTCGGCCCCGAGTTCGACATCCACGGCGGCGGGCTGGATCTGACCTTCCCGCACCACGAGAACGAGGTCGCTCAGTCCAAGGCGGCCGGGTTGCCGTTCGCCCGCTACTGGGTGCACCACGGGCTACTCAACCTGGGCGCGGCGAAGATGAGCAAGTCGCTGGGCAACGTCATCGACCTCGACCACGTCGCCCGACTCGGGGTGCGTCCCGCCGAGCTGCGCTACTACCTGACCGCTGCGCACTACCGGTCCCGCATCGACTACTCCGACGACGCCCTGCGGGAGAGCGCCACCGCGTACCGGCGGATCGAGGGTTTCGTCCGGCGGGCGGCGGAGCAGGTCGGCGCGAGCCCGACGCCGGAGGCGGCCACCCAGGTGCCGGCGGCGTTCGCGGCGGCGATGGACGACGACCTGAACACGTCGGCCGCTTTCGCGGTGCTGCACGACGAGGTCCGCGACGGCAACAGTCTGCTGACCGGGGCCGGGGTGACCGCCGCCGGGAGCGACGGCGACGCCGACGCCGACCGGGCGCTGCGGGCCAGCCTGGGCCGGGTCCGCGCGATGCTCGGCGTGCTCGGTCTCGACCCGCTCGACCCGGCGTGGGGCGACGCCGCCCCGCGCGACGAGCTGCGCGGCGCGGTCGACGCGCTGATCGCCCTCGCCCTCGACCAGCGGGCGCAGGCCCGCGCCCGGCGCGACTGGGCCGCCGCCGACGCGGTGCGGGACCAGCTCAAGCAGGCCGGCGTCACGGTCGAGGACACCCCGCACGGCCCCCGTTGGACCATTGGAGAGCAGACCTGA
- a CDS encoding winged helix DNA-binding domain-containing protein, which yields MTVLDTRALNRATLARQLLLDRADLPAYDAVAHLGGLQAQEPQEPFVGLWSRLRGFDPTTLSELLLRRAVVRTHLMRRTVHLLTAADAVAWRPRHDAMLRQRVLGAYRRELAGVDLDALAAVGRAVLADGEPRTMTGLARALPDPWRQRDPRALGEVLVAALIPMVQLPPRGLWRTAGGARYRPLAEWVGLDPDQPATDGSAAQDGGIDLVGQTLVRRYLAAYGPAASADLRAWCGLAGLPAAVAAVRDELVVFRDQRGRQLLDLPDAPRPDPDTPAPVRFLPAFDNAILGYDDRSRIIDDAHRGLSVAGARVVLVDGRVAATWTVDAGTVTVTGLRGLTAAERAAVAEEGERVAAFLSDGDSHRVRLTAG from the coding sequence ATGACGGTGCTGGACACCCGGGCGCTCAACCGCGCGACGCTGGCCCGGCAGTTGCTGCTCGACCGCGCCGACCTGCCGGCGTACGACGCCGTCGCCCATCTCGGCGGCCTACAGGCGCAGGAACCGCAGGAGCCGTTCGTCGGGCTGTGGAGCCGGCTGCGCGGCTTCGACCCGACGACGCTGTCGGAGCTGCTGCTGCGCCGCGCGGTGGTCCGGACCCATCTGATGCGCCGCACCGTCCATCTGCTGACCGCCGCCGATGCGGTGGCCTGGCGTCCCCGCCACGACGCCATGCTGCGGCAACGGGTCCTCGGGGCGTACCGCCGCGAGCTCGCCGGGGTCGACCTCGACGCGCTCGCGGCGGTTGGCCGGGCGGTGCTGGCCGACGGCGAACCCCGGACGATGACCGGGCTGGCCCGCGCCCTGCCCGACCCGTGGCGGCAGCGCGACCCGAGAGCGCTGGGGGAGGTGCTGGTCGCGGCGCTGATCCCGATGGTGCAGCTGCCGCCGCGCGGGCTGTGGCGTACTGCCGGTGGAGCGCGCTACCGGCCGCTGGCGGAGTGGGTGGGACTCGACCCCGACCAGCCAGCGACCGATGGAAGCGCTGCGCAGGACGGCGGCATCGACCTGGTCGGCCAGACGCTGGTACGGCGCTACCTGGCGGCGTACGGGCCGGCGGCCAGCGCCGACCTGCGCGCCTGGTGCGGGCTGGCCGGGCTGCCGGCCGCCGTCGCTGCCGTCCGCGACGAACTGGTCGTCTTCCGCGACCAGCGCGGCCGGCAACTGCTCGACCTGCCGGACGCGCCGCGACCCGACCCGGACACCCCTGCCCCGGTGCGGTTCCTGCCGGCGTTCGACAACGCGATCCTCGGCTACGACGACCGCAGCCGGATCATCGACGACGCCCACCGAGGACTCTCCGTCGCCGGGGCACGCGTCGTGCTGGTCGACGGCCGGGTGGCCGCCACCTGGACCGTCGACGCCGGCACCGTCACCGTCACCGGGCTGCGCGGCCTCACCGCCGCCGAGCGCGCCGCCGTGGCCGAGGAAGGGGAGCGCGTGGCGGCGTTCCTTTCCGACGGCGACAGCCACCGGGTACGCCTGACCGCCGGCTGA
- a CDS encoding ricin-type beta-trefoil lectin domain protein: MVLAAASAYVVTNVTPAAAATTAGCGKAPGLNSGTHTISSGGRNRSFILRLPDSYDNNYPHRLAFGFHWWGGTANDVASGGTDGYAWAYYGMLSQSNNSTIFVAPQGINNAWANTNGEDVTFTDDMIRVIENALCVDTTQRFSVGFSYGGAMSYSLACSRPTMFRAVAAIAAPGEISGCSGGTQPVAYLGIHGISDNIQSGRSLRDRWLRNNGCAAQNAPEPAQGSLTHIITTYSCRAGYPVVWAPFDGGHQQGPVDGCAGCESGARSWVKPEVWRFFTQFGSNPPPTSPPPSNPPPTTPPPGQANVMIAGSQSNRCVDVPNASTSNGTRVQLWDCHGNNNQRWTYTANRTLTVYGNKCLDASGAGTSNGTAVLIWDCHGGANQQWNMNSNGTITSAQSGLCLDAVGAGTANGTQLHLWACHGGANQQWSTRS; encoded by the coding sequence ATGGTCCTGGCCGCCGCCAGCGCGTATGTCGTCACGAACGTGACACCGGCGGCTGCGGCCACCACCGCCGGCTGTGGCAAGGCACCAGGGCTGAACAGCGGCACCCACACCATCTCCAGCGGCGGCAGGAACCGCAGCTTCATCCTCCGACTGCCCGACAGCTACGACAACAACTACCCGCACCGGCTTGCCTTCGGGTTCCACTGGTGGGGCGGCACCGCCAACGACGTCGCCTCAGGCGGAACCGACGGCTACGCCTGGGCCTACTACGGCATGCTGTCGCAGTCGAACAACTCCACGATCTTCGTCGCCCCGCAGGGCATCAACAACGCCTGGGCCAACACCAACGGCGAGGACGTGACCTTCACCGACGACATGATCCGCGTGATCGAGAACGCGCTCTGCGTCGACACGACGCAGCGCTTCTCGGTCGGGTTCAGCTACGGCGGCGCGATGAGCTACTCGTTGGCGTGCTCCCGGCCGACCATGTTCCGCGCGGTCGCGGCCATCGCGGCCCCCGGAGAGATCAGCGGCTGCAGCGGCGGCACCCAGCCTGTGGCGTACCTGGGAATCCACGGAATCAGCGACAACATCCAAAGCGGCCGGTCGCTGCGCGACAGGTGGCTCAGGAACAACGGTTGCGCCGCGCAGAACGCTCCCGAGCCCGCGCAGGGCAGCCTGACCCACATCATCACCACCTACTCGTGCCGGGCCGGCTACCCGGTGGTCTGGGCTCCGTTCGACGGCGGCCACCAGCAGGGCCCGGTGGACGGGTGCGCCGGTTGTGAAAGCGGCGCGCGCAGCTGGGTCAAGCCTGAGGTGTGGCGGTTCTTCACCCAGTTCGGGTCCAACCCGCCGCCGACCAGCCCGCCGCCAAGCAACCCGCCGCCGACGACGCCGCCGCCCGGCCAGGCGAACGTGATGATCGCCGGCAGCCAGTCGAACCGCTGCGTCGACGTCCCCAACGCCAGCACGAGCAACGGCACCCGGGTGCAGCTGTGGGACTGCCACGGCAACAACAACCAGCGCTGGACCTATACCGCCAACCGCACCCTCACCGTCTACGGCAACAAGTGCCTGGACGCCAGCGGGGCGGGCACCAGCAACGGCACCGCTGTGCTCATCTGGGACTGCCACGGCGGCGCGAATCAGCAGTGGAACATGAACAGCAACGGGACCATCACCTCCGCTCAGTCGGGACTCTGCCTGGACGCCGTCGGCGCCGGCACCGCCAACGGGACGCAACTGCACCTGTGGGCGTGCCACGGAGGCGCCAACCAACAGTGGAGCACCCGCAGCTGA